A stretch of the Uranotaenia lowii strain MFRU-FL chromosome 3, ASM2978415v1, whole genome shotgun sequence genome encodes the following:
- the LOC129755296 gene encoding histone acetyltransferase type B catalytic subunit-like, whose translation MTAISSLQNFVTNALDCTQFRMIRDDSDFEDDSIAFHPEMAHQIFGEQESIFGYRDLQIDVCFAAGPLDIYFNIKYGQKVEEFYQDGIKSDDVEKSLASLVEDGCYYTNLEEYKKVLKSKAGSFKPFGTKIDEFELSAGTSESTGKRSFEVWMSDCNDKEFLKYHARLESFSFWFIDAFSRVEHDPLWLFFIVYEKYSNNNNETRYATAGYFTVYQYYSYPEFIRPRISQILVLPPFQKLGIASRLIEHTVHNYFVPMKNVADITYEEPTDIVQNIRCVVDAKRCMTLPAFADDKLSSGFSKAMLQEAKEKFKINPKQCRVVYEILRLRVTDTKNAAAYRAYRVEVKKRLNLNDSKHRRDLVRLQKRGVDVSGAYKILPSLEDRIEQLNAAYKEVEQVYYQVIKKIKLSQ comes from the exons ATGACGGCGATTTCTAGCTTGCAAAACTTCGTCACCAACGCCCTGGATTGTACCCAGTTCCGGATGATCCGGGATGATTCGGATTTTGAAGATGATTCGATTGCCTTTCACCCGGAGATGGCCCATCAGATTTTCGGGGAGCAGGAGAGCATCTTCGGCTATCGAGATTTGCAAATCGACGTGTGCTTTGCCGCTGGCCCATTAGATATCTACTTCAACATCAAGTACGGGCAAAAGGTGGAAGAATTCTATCAGGACGGAATCAAATCGGACGATGTGGAGAAATCGTTGGCCTCCCTGGTGGAAGATGGATGCTACTACACCAACCTGGAGGAATACAAGAAAGTGCTGAAATCGAAGGCAGGCTCGTTTAAACCGTTCGGAACCAAGATTGACGAGTTCGAGTTGAGCGCCGGCACATCCGAAAGTACCGGAAAACGATCCTTTGAAGTTTGGATGAGCGATTGCAACGATAAGGAATTCTTGAAGTATCATGCACGATTGGAATCGTTTTCTTTCTGGTTTATTGATGCCTTCAGTCGTGTTGAACACGATCCTTTGTGGTTGTTCTTTATTGTTTATGAGAAATACTCGAATAACAACAATGAAACTCGTTACGCAACCGCCGGTTATTTTACGGTTTATCAGTATTACTCATACCCAGAATTCATAAGACCACGAATCAGCCAAATTCTGGTCCTGCCCCCGTTCCAAAAACTGGGAATCGCTTCGAGACTGATCGAACAT ACGGTGCACAACTACTTTGTCCCGATGAAAAATGTGGCCGACATAACTTACGAGGAACCTACCGACATCGTTCAAAACATTCGGTGTGTGGTTGACGCCAAAAGATGCATGACCCTGCCTGCATTCGCTGATGATAAATTGTCGAGTGGCTTCTCCAAAGCGATGCTTCAGGAGGCCAAGGAAAAGTTCAAG ATCAACCCGAAGCAGTGCCGGGTGGTTTACGAAATTCTCCGGCTTCGGGTCACCGACACCAAGAATGCCGCTGCTTATCGGGCCTATCGGGTGGAGGTGAAAAAGCGCCTGAATCTAAACGATAGCAAACACCGACGGGATCTGGTTCGGCTGCAGAAGCGAGGCGTCGATGTAAGTGGGGCCTACAAAATCCTTCCCAGTTTGGAGGACCGAATCGAACAGCTGAATGCCGCTTATAAG GAGGTCGAACAAGTGTATTATCAGGTTATCAAGAAGATAAAGCTGTCACAATAA